The following coding sequences are from one Rhinoraja longicauda isolate Sanriku21f chromosome 7, sRhiLon1.1, whole genome shotgun sequence window:
- the lipt1 gene encoding lipoyl amidotransferase LIPT1, mitochondrial: MPYLHAGLRAVWRGLSPARYTTLAALRDLRGGALVLKSLSTDIYENLGLEDWLHEYVEPRDRQVLLLWRNCPAVVIGRHQNPWQECNLKLMRGKGVQLSRRKSGGGTVYHDLGNINVTFFTSKKSYDRRGNLELVISALKSIRPQLDIMATDRLDLLLNRAFKISGSASKIGRTTAYHHCTLLCNSDSSLLSSVLCTPYQGLKSNATPSIPASVKNLWEDDPTLTCDILMDAIAAEYSRRHDLQGQILLVDPNDVSVLPGVDRFTQELKSWDWIYGRTPKFSVSRTFSVDHNLTRAEVKLNMNINRGKIESCNIEVLSDWLPSEMCDQLATDLIGSRFCPTETLVLANAHLRVCPQDRILHNKWNVLCEQVMAIM, from the coding sequence ATGCCCTATTTGCACGCTGGACTCCGAGCAGTGTGGAGAGGGCTCTCCCCTGCTcgctacaccaccctggccgctTTGCGTGACCTTCGGGGCGGTGCCCTTGTCCTGAAGTCCCTGTCCACAGATATCTACGAGAACCTGGGGCTTGAGGACTGGCTGCACGAGTACGTGGAGCCCCGGGACCGCCAGGTGCTCCTGCTCTGGAGGAATTGCCCAGCCGTGGTCATCGGTCGCCACCAGAACCCATGGCAAGAGTGCAACTTGAAACTCATGAGGGGCAAGGGCGTCCAGCTAAGCCGCAGGAAGAGCGGGGGAGGCACTGTCTACCACGACCTGGGCAACATCAACGTGACCTTCTTCACCTCCAAGAAGAGCTACGACAGGCGTGGCAACCTGGAACTGGTCATCTCTGCCCTGAAGAGTATCCGACCTCAGCTGGACATCATGGCCACAGATAGACTGGATCTGCTCCTCAACCGGGCCTTCAAGATCTCGGGCTCAGCCTCCAAGATCGGAAGGACTACTGCTTACCACCACTGCACATTGCTTTGTAATTCAGACAGCTCTCTATTGTCATCTGTGCTCTGCACTCCCTACCAGGGTCTGAAGAGCAACGCAACCCCCAGCATACCTGCCAGTGTAAAAAACTTATGGGAAGACGACCCCACTCTAACTTGTGATATCTTGATGGATGCCATTGCAGCAGAATATTCAAGGCGTCATGATCTCCAAGGACAAATCTTGCTTGTAGATCCCAATGACGTTTCAGTGCTTCCAGGAGTTGACAGATTTACACAAGAACTCAAAAGCTGGGACTGGATCTATGGAAGAACACCCAAGTTTAGTGTCAGTCGTACTTTCTCGGTGGATCATAACTTAACCAGGGCAGAAGTTAAATTGAATATGAACATCAATCGTGGCAAAATTGAAAGCTGTAACATTGAGGTCTTGTCTGACTGGCTACCATCTGAAATGTGTGACCAGCTGGCCACAGACCTCATCGGCAGCAGGTTTTGTCCCACTGAAACATTGGTTTTGGCAAATGCTCACTTAAGAGTTTGTCCCCAGGATAGAATACTCCATAATAAATGGAATGTACTTTGTGAACAAGTTATGGCAATTATGTAA